DNA sequence from the Parasphaerochaeta coccoides DSM 17374 genome:
TTCCTTAGTCCGATGGCGAATGTCATGCTGACGTTCCTGTCCTTTTGTCCGGAGACTCCGGCCAGGGACAACAGCCGTCCGACAATGAAGGTCACGGCCACTGCTATACAGGCGACAATGGCTATGGGCAGGTCAGCCCATGTCATTGCCAAGATGTCTGGGGCAATGCGTGATACGTTGAGGCAGATGACTATGAGCAACGCGACCTTTCCGAAAGGCTTCAGGACATGGACGACAGTATCAGAGACTCGGCCATGGGTCACTTGGTTGAGTGTCATGCCGAGGATTGATGGCAGGGCGACCATCCACAGGAGGCTCATCATCATGCTTGCGCTGTCAATGGAAACTGATGCTCCGCTGATAAGCGAGATGGTCAGGGGGACGACGAAAGGGGCAAGGAGGGTATCTATGACGATCAGTGTCAACGACAGGGGTTCGTGGCCTTTGTAGATGGAGGACCAGACATATCCGGTAACGGCGGTGGGTGTGGAGAAAAGCAGCAGGAATCCTATGGGGATATC
Encoded proteins:
- a CDS encoding bile acid:sodium symporter family protein; amino-acid sequence: MPLLTPLGVVIGIIVGSSFSIVQPPRDGWISPTVTILFGFMTFSGALSMNIRDFVSTIRKPRDIIIFFLGSHVLLPLLTYHAASLIFSAETDIPIGFLLLFSTPTAVTGYVWSSIYKGHEPLSLTLIVIDTLLAPFVVPLTISLISGASVSIDSASMMMSLLWMVALPSILGMTLNQVTHGRVSDTVVHVLKPFGKVALLIVICLNVSRIAPDILAMTWADLPIAIVACIAVAVTFIVGRLLSLAGVSGQKDRNVSMTFAIGLRNISAAMVLSISFFPPRSAIPVICGIIVQQSICAIMGKLLFPVRQSPARKDTAIVKDTARIT